In Juglans microcarpa x Juglans regia isolate MS1-56 chromosome 7D, Jm3101_v1.0, whole genome shotgun sequence, the following are encoded in one genomic region:
- the LOC121239688 gene encoding CSC1-like protein At3g54510 isoform X11, whose amino-acid sequence MNTQSLFASAAINIGLAFVVLSLFAILKKQPSNAPIYYARRLSKGHNIHFHHSLSIHRFFPSVSWIPRAFRVTEDEILETGGLDALVIIRLFKFGIKFFVVCSLVGLAVLIPVNYNGQDGSYRSYHSMDSFTISNISRGSNRLWVHFSCLWFISLYGLYLLYEELPVAFVIFKSRWGAALAAQSQQHPHPLLWITEMAPEPRDVSWRSLVIPYRILWLYKIGVVLAASVLTIFFAIPVTAVQGIARFEKLKKWFPPAMAVQLIPGLSSILTGYLPSVILKGFIYIVPFAMLGMAKAAGCISKSKEEIKACNMVFYFLVGNVFFLSVLSGSLLDEIGESFTHPKDFPSHLAGAVSAQADFFMTYILTDGLSGFSLEILQPGLLFWDVIKSITFGHGKKKNPYLYSLPYFRIIPMVSLSVLIGTVYAVVAPFLLPFLIGYFSLGYAVYVNQIEDVYETVYETCGQYWPYIHLYIVIAIILMQITMIGLFGLKSKPAASILTIPLLLFTLMFNEYCKKRFLPTFHHYPVQVYILLEVLVEKPLVLLVVSFNTIILLPLLCNLSIFLQAAAITWQDLFSLVISNFLITFVLSLWVEKAGLLAFRCTSNLQFALQKLFFLDGLNLLQLFFLDGLSVF is encoded by the exons ATGAATACTCAGAGCTTGTTTGCTTCGGCTGCCATTAACATAGGCTTGGCCTttgttgttctctctctcttcgctATCCTCAAGAAACAACCCTCAAACGCTCCCATATACTACGCTCGTCGTCTCTCGAAAGGTCACAACATTCACTTCCATCACTCTCTCTCAATCCATCGTTTCTTCCCTTCCGTTTCCTGGATTCCACGCGCTTTTCGCGTTACCGAAGACGAAATCCTCGAAACCGGGGGCCTCGACGCTCTTGTCATTATCAGACTCTTTAAATTCGG CATCAAATTCTTTGTGGTATGCTCTCTTGTTGGACTGGCTGTACTTATCCCAGTTAATTACAATGGCCAGGATGGCTCATATCGAAGCTATCATTCCATGGATTCTTTTACAATATCTAACATTAGTCGAGGTTCCAACAG GCTTTGGGTGCATTTTTCATGCTTATGGTTTATATCTCTCTATGGATTGTACCTACTATATGAG GAGTTACCTGTTGCCTTCGTTATATTCAAGTCTCGGTGGGGTGCTGCACTAGCTGCCCAATCTCAGCAGCACCCGCATCCACTTCTATGGATCACTGAAATGGCTCCAGAACCAAGGGATGTATCCTGGAGGAGTTTGGTGATTCCCTATAGAATATTGTGGCTTTACAAAATCGGGGTTGTTCTTGCAGCATCAGTTCTTACGATTTTCTTTGCTATCCCAGTCACTGCTGTTCAAGGAATTGCCAGATTTGAGAAACTAAAGAAATGGTTTCCTCCAGCTATGGCTGTACAGTTGAT ACCAGGCTTAAGCTCTATCTTGACAGGGTATCTTCCTAGTGTCATTCTCAAAGGTTTTATATACATTGTCCCCTTTGCAATGCTTGGGATGGCTAAAGCAGCAGGTTGTATTTCAAAGAGCAAAGAGGAGATTAAAGCTTGCAACAtggttttctattttcttgtgggaaatgttttctttttgagcGTGTTGTCAGGGTCCTTATTAGATGAAATCGGAGAATCTTTTACTCACCCCAAGGATTTTCCTAGTCATCTGGCTGGTGCTGTCTCTGCTCAA GCAGATTTCTTCATGACATACATCTTAACAGATGGGCTTTCAGGGTTTTCTTTGGAGATTCTTCAGCCTGGCTTACTCTTTTGGGATGTTATAAAATCGATAACATTTGGCcatgggaagaagaaaaatcctTATCTATATTCACTACCCTACTTTAGGATTATTCCTATGGTCTCATTGTCAGTACTGATTGGTACAGTATATGCAGTTGTGGCACCATTTCTGCTCCCATTTCTTATTGGCTACTTCTCTCTAGGCTATGCTGTTTACGTCAACCAG ATTGAAGATGTATATGAAACTGTGTATGAGACATGTGGACAATACTGGCCATACATTCATCTCTATATTGTCATTGCGATCATTCTAATGCAAATTACTATGATTGGTCTTTTTGGACTGAAGTCAAAGCCAGCTGCTTCCATATTAACAATTCCACTCCTCTTGTTCACCCTGATGTTTAATGAGTACTGCAAGAAACGATTTCTTCCCACATTCCACCATTACCCTGTCCAGGTATATATATTACTTGAAGTGCTGGTTGAGAAGCCATTAGTGTTATTAGTCGTTTCTTTTAACACTATTATTTTATTGCCGCTCTTATGTAACTTGTCCATCTTCCTGCAGGCTGCAGCCATAACTTGGCAAGATTTGTTTAGTCTTGTAATAAGCAACTTCTTAATCACCTTTGTGTTGTCTCTGTGGGTTGAGAAAGCTGGACTTCTAGCCTTTAGATGCACCTCAAATTTACAATTTGCGCTTCAAAAACTGTTTTTTCTGGATGGTCTAAACTTGCTCCAGCTCTTCTTTCTGGATGGCCTTAGCGTATTTTAG
- the LOC121239688 gene encoding CSC1-like protein At3g54510 isoform X1, with product MNTQSLFASAAINIGLAFVVLSLFAILKKQPSNAPIYYARRLSKGHNIHFHHSLSIHRFFPSVSWIPRAFRVTEDEILETGGLDALVIIRLFKFGIKFFVVCSLVGLAVLIPVNYNGQDGSYRSYHSMDSFTISNISRGSNRLWVHFSCLWFISLYGLYLLYEEYNGILVKRIQQLRKIRHRPDQFTILVREIPFCTEHKARGCYVDHFFSKHHPYTYHAYQMLYDGKDVEVLLSQAESIARKIKDLREGPMANKHKRERLLLDASQEYAISLQQEKLQVFCEKIRQLQREIIIKQKELPVAFVIFKSRWGAALAAQSQQHPHPLLWITEMAPEPRDVSWRSLVIPYRILWLYKIGVVLAASVLTIFFAIPVTAVQGIARFEKLKKWFPPAMAVQLIPGLSSILTGYLPSVILKGFIYIVPFAMLGMAKAAGCISKSKEEIKACNMVFYFLVGNVFFLSVLSGSLLDEIGESFTHPKDFPSHLAGAVSAQADFFMTYILTDGLSGFSLEILQPGLLFWDVIKSITFGHGKKKNPYLYSLPYFRIIPMVSLSVLIGTVYAVVAPFLLPFLIGYFSLGYAVYVNQIEDVYETVYETCGQYWPYIHLYIVIAIILMQITMIGLFGLKSKPAASILTIPLLLFTLMFNEYCKKRFLPTFHHYPVQVYILLEVLVEKPLVLLVVSFNTIILLPLLCNLSIFLQAAAITWQDLFSLVISNFLITFVLSLWVEKAGLLAFRCTSNLQFALQKLFFLDGLNLLQLFFLDGLSVF from the exons ATGAATACTCAGAGCTTGTTTGCTTCGGCTGCCATTAACATAGGCTTGGCCTttgttgttctctctctcttcgctATCCTCAAGAAACAACCCTCAAACGCTCCCATATACTACGCTCGTCGTCTCTCGAAAGGTCACAACATTCACTTCCATCACTCTCTCTCAATCCATCGTTTCTTCCCTTCCGTTTCCTGGATTCCACGCGCTTTTCGCGTTACCGAAGACGAAATCCTCGAAACCGGGGGCCTCGACGCTCTTGTCATTATCAGACTCTTTAAATTCGG CATCAAATTCTTTGTGGTATGCTCTCTTGTTGGACTGGCTGTACTTATCCCAGTTAATTACAATGGCCAGGATGGCTCATATCGAAGCTATCATTCCATGGATTCTTTTACAATATCTAACATTAGTCGAGGTTCCAACAG GCTTTGGGTGCATTTTTCATGCTTATGGTTTATATCTCTCTATGGATTGTACCTACTATATGAG GAATACAATGGGATTTTGGTGAAAAGGATTCAACAACTTCGGAAGATAAGACATCGGCCTGACCAGTTTACTATTCTAGTTAGGGAAATTCCCTTTTGCACAGAACACAAGGCTCGTGGCTGCTATGTTGATCACTTCTTCTCTAAACATCATCCTTACACTTATCATGCTTATCAAATGTTGTACGATGGAAAAGATGTTGAGGTGTTGCTG AGCCAGGCAGAATCTATTGCAAGAAAGATAAAGGACTTGAGAGAGGGGCCCATGGCTAACAAGCATAAGAGAGAACGTTTGCTCTTGGATGCATCTCAAGAATATGCTATATCCTTGCAACAGGAAAAGCTTCAAGTATTCTGCGAAAAGATACGCCAGTTACAGCGTGAGATTATAATCAAGCAAAAG GAGTTACCTGTTGCCTTCGTTATATTCAAGTCTCGGTGGGGTGCTGCACTAGCTGCCCAATCTCAGCAGCACCCGCATCCACTTCTATGGATCACTGAAATGGCTCCAGAACCAAGGGATGTATCCTGGAGGAGTTTGGTGATTCCCTATAGAATATTGTGGCTTTACAAAATCGGGGTTGTTCTTGCAGCATCAGTTCTTACGATTTTCTTTGCTATCCCAGTCACTGCTGTTCAAGGAATTGCCAGATTTGAGAAACTAAAGAAATGGTTTCCTCCAGCTATGGCTGTACAGTTGAT ACCAGGCTTAAGCTCTATCTTGACAGGGTATCTTCCTAGTGTCATTCTCAAAGGTTTTATATACATTGTCCCCTTTGCAATGCTTGGGATGGCTAAAGCAGCAGGTTGTATTTCAAAGAGCAAAGAGGAGATTAAAGCTTGCAACAtggttttctattttcttgtgggaaatgttttctttttgagcGTGTTGTCAGGGTCCTTATTAGATGAAATCGGAGAATCTTTTACTCACCCCAAGGATTTTCCTAGTCATCTGGCTGGTGCTGTCTCTGCTCAA GCAGATTTCTTCATGACATACATCTTAACAGATGGGCTTTCAGGGTTTTCTTTGGAGATTCTTCAGCCTGGCTTACTCTTTTGGGATGTTATAAAATCGATAACATTTGGCcatgggaagaagaaaaatcctTATCTATATTCACTACCCTACTTTAGGATTATTCCTATGGTCTCATTGTCAGTACTGATTGGTACAGTATATGCAGTTGTGGCACCATTTCTGCTCCCATTTCTTATTGGCTACTTCTCTCTAGGCTATGCTGTTTACGTCAACCAG ATTGAAGATGTATATGAAACTGTGTATGAGACATGTGGACAATACTGGCCATACATTCATCTCTATATTGTCATTGCGATCATTCTAATGCAAATTACTATGATTGGTCTTTTTGGACTGAAGTCAAAGCCAGCTGCTTCCATATTAACAATTCCACTCCTCTTGTTCACCCTGATGTTTAATGAGTACTGCAAGAAACGATTTCTTCCCACATTCCACCATTACCCTGTCCAGGTATATATATTACTTGAAGTGCTGGTTGAGAAGCCATTAGTGTTATTAGTCGTTTCTTTTAACACTATTATTTTATTGCCGCTCTTATGTAACTTGTCCATCTTCCTGCAGGCTGCAGCCATAACTTGGCAAGATTTGTTTAGTCTTGTAATAAGCAACTTCTTAATCACCTTTGTGTTGTCTCTGTGGGTTGAGAAAGCTGGACTTCTAGCCTTTAGATGCACCTCAAATTTACAATTTGCGCTTCAAAAACTGTTTTTTCTGGATGGTCTAAACTTGCTCCAGCTCTTCTTTCTGGATGGCCTTAGCGTATTTTAG
- the LOC121239688 gene encoding CSC1-like protein At3g54510 isoform X12, producing MDSFTISNISRGSNRLWVHFSCLWFISLYGLYLLYEEYNGILVKRIQQLRKIRHRPDQFTILVREIPFCTEHKARGCYVDHFFSKHHPYTYHAYQMLYDGKDVEVLLSQAESIARKIKDLREGPMANKHKRERLLLDASQEYAISLQQEKLQVFCEKIRQLQREIIIKQKELPVAFVIFKSRWGAALAAQSQQHPHPLLWITEMAPEPRDVSWRSLVIPYRILWLYKIGVVLAASVLTIFFAIPVTAVQGIARFEKLKKWFPPAMAVQLIPGLSSILTGYLPSVILKGFIYIVPFAMLGMAKAAGCISKSKEEIKACNMVFYFLVGNVFFLSVLSGSLLDEIGESFTHPKDFPSHLAGAVSAQADFFMTYILTDGLSGFSLEILQPGLLFWDVIKSITFGHGKKKNPYLYSLPYFRIIPMVSLSVLIGTVYAVVAPFLLPFLIGYFSLGYAVYVNQIEDVYETVYETCGQYWPYIHLYIVIAIILMQITMIGLFGLKSKPAASILTIPLLLFTLMFNEYCKKRFLPTFHHYPVQVYILLEVLVEKPLVLLVVSFNTIILLPLLCNLSIFLQAAAITWQDLFSLVISNFLITFVLSLWVEKAGLLAFRCTSNLQFALQKLFFLDGLNLLQLFFLDGLSVF from the exons ATGGATTCTTTTACAATATCTAACATTAGTCGAGGTTCCAACAG GCTTTGGGTGCATTTTTCATGCTTATGGTTTATATCTCTCTATGGATTGTACCTACTATATGAG GAATACAATGGGATTTTGGTGAAAAGGATTCAACAACTTCGGAAGATAAGACATCGGCCTGACCAGTTTACTATTCTAGTTAGGGAAATTCCCTTTTGCACAGAACACAAGGCTCGTGGCTGCTATGTTGATCACTTCTTCTCTAAACATCATCCTTACACTTATCATGCTTATCAAATGTTGTACGATGGAAAAGATGTTGAGGTGTTGCTG AGCCAGGCAGAATCTATTGCAAGAAAGATAAAGGACTTGAGAGAGGGGCCCATGGCTAACAAGCATAAGAGAGAACGTTTGCTCTTGGATGCATCTCAAGAATATGCTATATCCTTGCAACAGGAAAAGCTTCAAGTATTCTGCGAAAAGATACGCCAGTTACAGCGTGAGATTATAATCAAGCAAAAG GAGTTACCTGTTGCCTTCGTTATATTCAAGTCTCGGTGGGGTGCTGCACTAGCTGCCCAATCTCAGCAGCACCCGCATCCACTTCTATGGATCACTGAAATGGCTCCAGAACCAAGGGATGTATCCTGGAGGAGTTTGGTGATTCCCTATAGAATATTGTGGCTTTACAAAATCGGGGTTGTTCTTGCAGCATCAGTTCTTACGATTTTCTTTGCTATCCCAGTCACTGCTGTTCAAGGAATTGCCAGATTTGAGAAACTAAAGAAATGGTTTCCTCCAGCTATGGCTGTACAGTTGAT ACCAGGCTTAAGCTCTATCTTGACAGGGTATCTTCCTAGTGTCATTCTCAAAGGTTTTATATACATTGTCCCCTTTGCAATGCTTGGGATGGCTAAAGCAGCAGGTTGTATTTCAAAGAGCAAAGAGGAGATTAAAGCTTGCAACAtggttttctattttcttgtgggaaatgttttctttttgagcGTGTTGTCAGGGTCCTTATTAGATGAAATCGGAGAATCTTTTACTCACCCCAAGGATTTTCCTAGTCATCTGGCTGGTGCTGTCTCTGCTCAA GCAGATTTCTTCATGACATACATCTTAACAGATGGGCTTTCAGGGTTTTCTTTGGAGATTCTTCAGCCTGGCTTACTCTTTTGGGATGTTATAAAATCGATAACATTTGGCcatgggaagaagaaaaatcctTATCTATATTCACTACCCTACTTTAGGATTATTCCTATGGTCTCATTGTCAGTACTGATTGGTACAGTATATGCAGTTGTGGCACCATTTCTGCTCCCATTTCTTATTGGCTACTTCTCTCTAGGCTATGCTGTTTACGTCAACCAG ATTGAAGATGTATATGAAACTGTGTATGAGACATGTGGACAATACTGGCCATACATTCATCTCTATATTGTCATTGCGATCATTCTAATGCAAATTACTATGATTGGTCTTTTTGGACTGAAGTCAAAGCCAGCTGCTTCCATATTAACAATTCCACTCCTCTTGTTCACCCTGATGTTTAATGAGTACTGCAAGAAACGATTTCTTCCCACATTCCACCATTACCCTGTCCAGGTATATATATTACTTGAAGTGCTGGTTGAGAAGCCATTAGTGTTATTAGTCGTTTCTTTTAACACTATTATTTTATTGCCGCTCTTATGTAACTTGTCCATCTTCCTGCAGGCTGCAGCCATAACTTGGCAAGATTTGTTTAGTCTTGTAATAAGCAACTTCTTAATCACCTTTGTGTTGTCTCTGTGGGTTGAGAAAGCTGGACTTCTAGCCTTTAGATGCACCTCAAATTTACAATTTGCGCTTCAAAAACTGTTTTTTCTGGATGGTCTAAACTTGCTCCAGCTCTTCTTTCTGGATGGCCTTAGCGTATTTTAG